The following are encoded in a window of Oncorhynchus keta strain PuntledgeMale-10-30-2019 chromosome 10, Oket_V2, whole genome shotgun sequence genomic DNA:
- the LOC127931984 gene encoding uncharacterized protein LOC127931984, producing the protein MSIVLVIQDRQASMSIVLVIQDRQASMSIVLVIQDRQASMSIVLVIQDRQASMSIVLVIQDRQASMSIVLVIQDRQASMSIVLVIQDRQASMSIVLVIQDRQASMSIVLVIQDRQASMSIVLVIQDRQASMSIVLVIQDRQASMSIVLVIQDRQASMSIVLVIQDRQASMSIVLVIQDRQASMSIVLVIQDRQASMSIVLVIQDRQASMSIVLVIQDRQASMSIVLVIQDRQASMSIVLVIQDRQASMSIVLVIQDRQASMSIVLVIQDRQASMSIVLVIQDRQASMSIVLVIQDRQASMSIVLVIQDRQASMSIVLVIQDRQASMSIVLVIQDRQASMSILLVIQDRQASMSIVLVIQDRQASMSIVLVIQDRQASMSIVLVIQDRQASMSIVLVIQDRQASMSIVLVIQDRQASMSIVLVIQDRQASMSIVLVIQDRQASMSIVLVIQDRQASMSIVLVIQDRQASMSIVLVIQDRQASMSIVLVIQDRQASMSIVLVIQDRQASMSIVLVIQDRQASMSIVLVIQDRQASMSIVLVIQDRQASMSIE; encoded by the coding sequence ATGAGTATTGTGTTAGTGATCCAAGACAGACAGGCATCAATGAGTATTGTGTTAGTGATCCAAGACAGACAGGCATCAATGAGTATTGTGTTAGTGATCCAAGACAGACAGGCATCAATGAGTATTGTGTTAGTGATCCAAGACAGACAGGCATCAATGAGTATTGTGTTAGTGATCCAAGACAGACAGGCATCAATGAGTATTGTGTTAGTGATCCAAGACAGACAGGCATCAATGAGTATTGTGTTAGTGATCCAAGACAGACAGGCATCAATGAGTATTGTGTTAGTGATCCAAGACAGACAGGCATCAATGAGTATTGTGTTAGTGATCCAAGACAGACAGGCATCAATGAGTATTGTGTTAGTGATCCAAGACAGACAGGCATCAATGAGTATTGTGTTAGTGATCCAAGACAGACAGGCATCAATGAGTATTGTGTTAGTGATCCAAGACAGACAGGCATCAATGAGTATTGTGTTAGTGATCCAAGACAGACAGGCATCAATGAGTATTGTGTTAGTGATCCAAGACAGACAGGCATCAATGAGTATTGTGTTAGTGATCCAAGACAGACAGGCATCAATGAGTATTGTGTTAGTGATCCAAGACAGACAGGCATCAATGAGTATTGTGTTAGTGATCCAAGACAGACAGGCATCAATGAGTATTGTGTTAGTGATCCAAGACAGACAGGCATCAATGAGTATTGTGTTAGTGATCCAAGACAGACAGGCATCAATGAGTATTGTGTTAGTGATCCAAGACAGACAGGCATCAATGAGTATTGTGTTAGTGATCCAAGACAGACAGGCATCAATGAGTATTGTGTTAGTGATCCAAGACAGACAGGCATCAATGAGTATTGTGTTAGTGATCCAAGACAGACAGGCATCAATGAGTATTGTGTTAGTGATCCAAGACAGACAGGCATCAATGAGTATTGTGTTAGTGATCCAAGACAGACAGGCATCAATGAGTATTGTGTTAGTGATCCAAGACAGACAGGCATCAATGAGCATTCTGTTAGTGATCCAAGACAGACAGGCATCAATGAGCATTGTGTTAGTGATCCAAGACAGACAGGCATCAATGAGTATTGTGTTAGTGATCCAAGACAGACAGGCATCAATGAGTATTGTGTTAGTGATCCAAGACAGACAGGCATCAATGAGTATTGTGTTAGTGATCCAAGACAGACAGGCATCAATGAGTATTGTGTTAGTGATCCAAGACAGACAGGCATCAATGAGTATTGTGTTAGTGATCCAAGACAGACAGGCATCAATGAGTATTGTGTTAGTGATCCAAGACAGACAGGCATCAATGAGCATTGTGTTAGTGATCCAAGACAGACAGGCATCAATGAGTATTGTGTTAGTGATCCAAGACAGACAGGCATCAATGAGTATTGTGTTAGTGATCCAAGACAGACAGGCATCAATGAGTATTGTGTTAGTGATCCAAGACAGACAGGCATCAATGAGTATTGTGTTAGTGATCCAAGACAGACAGGCATCAATGAGTATTGTGTTAGTGATCCAAGACAGACAGGCATCAATGAGTATTGTGTTAGTGATCCAAGACAGACAGGCATCAATGAGTATTGTGTTAGTGATCCAAGACAGACAGGCATCAATGAGTATAGAGTGA
- the LOC127932597 gene encoding sarcolemmal membrane-associated protein-like, with product YEDTQNSLCDLRKCCERTEQEKRSINEELEQCKVNLKLLQDKGKNAGWSPWMPVVAVMVAVTAAVLYPNFSKSTST from the exons TATGAGGACACTCAGAACTCGCTGTGTGATCTGAGGAAGTGTTGTGAGAGGACAGAGCAGGAGAAACGCTCCATCAACGAGGAGCTGGAACAGTGTAAAGTTAACCTCAAACTGCTGCAGGACAAGGGCAAGAAT GCCGGTTGGAGCCCCTGGATGCCAGTTGTAGCAGTGATGGTAGCAGTGACTGCTGCGGTGCTTTATCCCAACTTCTCCAAGAGCACCTCCACCTGA